One part of the Pseudemcibacter aquimaris genome encodes these proteins:
- a CDS encoding alpha/beta fold hydrolase, with product MADNSFKNNNLPIIFIHGSFANSKSWRKIKEHVNENVKTYSINLPGHGGNDDPHDFDDPKFKTEFDCIKSQIPIMNEPVHLVGHSYGGVAALAATLTKAFNVKRLTLFEPVAVGLLSIFNENKAEQIIADFTEEYIIHAAQDGEKNACARVIDFWGVEGSFEVIPPHVQDAMAEMTKNNLRHWELCKQLCKYNADDIRGIDIPVTVAHGSHSNFVAKTISNILKNNIPDCKQFEIKGASHFMITSHPKDCAKIIM from the coding sequence ATGGCTGACAATTCTTTTAAAAACAACAACTTACCTATTATATTCATTCACGGTTCTTTTGCCAACTCAAAAAGCTGGCGTAAAATAAAAGAACACGTGAATGAAAATGTAAAAACTTATTCTATTAACCTGCCCGGGCATGGTGGCAATGACGATCCACATGATTTTGATGATCCAAAATTCAAAACTGAATTCGATTGCATCAAATCTCAAATCCCTATTATGAATGAACCAGTGCATTTAGTTGGGCATTCTTATGGCGGTGTTGCGGCACTGGCTGCGACACTTACAAAAGCATTTAATGTTAAAAGACTGACCCTATTTGAACCAGTTGCTGTCGGATTATTATCAATTTTTAATGAAAATAAAGCTGAACAGATTATTGCCGATTTCACTGAAGAATATATTATCCACGCCGCACAGGATGGTGAAAAAAATGCATGCGCGCGGGTCATCGATTTTTGGGGCGTTGAAGGTTCATTCGAAGTCATCCCTCCCCATGTACAAGACGCGATGGCAGAAATGACAAAAAATAATTTACGCCATTGGGAACTCTGCAAACAGTTATGTAAATACAATGCTGATGACATAAGAGGCATTGATATTCCTGTTACCGTCGCCCATGGCAGTCATTCCAATTTTGTTGCAAAAACCATTTCAAATATACTTAAAAATAACATCCCTGACTGCAAACAATTTGAAATAAAAGGGGCAAGTCATTTCATGATCACCAGTCATCCAAAAGACTGCGCAAAAATTATTATGTAA
- a CDS encoding PAS domain-containing protein — translation MDLRHKISAPEQHFDFDRNELSSKEQLALYDYWLELKGSRDLPARSDFNPMKVPTALPYIVMQDVTHDPVSFKIRLIGSKSKVPSHYMGKSISDFPELWNVAEMLKQGIEYRKPYFYSNSISVEPEMIRDYTSLVLPFSEDGEKVNIVMGCLCFNSR, via the coding sequence ATGGATCTGAGGCATAAGATAAGTGCCCCCGAGCAGCATTTCGATTTCGATAGAAACGAGTTGAGTTCTAAAGAACAGCTTGCATTATATGATTATTGGCTTGAGCTAAAAGGTTCAAGAGATTTGCCTGCACGATCAGATTTTAATCCGATGAAAGTTCCGACAGCTCTGCCGTATATTGTTATGCAAGACGTGACGCATGACCCGGTCAGTTTTAAAATCCGTTTGATCGGTTCAAAATCAAAAGTACCATCACATTATATGGGAAAATCAATTAGTGACTTTCCCGAATTATGGAATGTGGCGGAAATGCTTAAGCAAGGTATCGAATACCGTAAGCCATATTTCTATTCAAACAGCATCAGCGTTGAACCTGAAATGATCAGGGATTACACATCACTTGTACTTCCTTTCTCCGAAGATGGGGAAAAGGTCAATATTGTGATGGGATGCCTTTGTTTCAACAGTAGATAA